From a single Macrobrachium rosenbergii isolate ZJJX-2024 chromosome 9, ASM4041242v1, whole genome shotgun sequence genomic region:
- the LOC136841468 gene encoding neuropeptide Y receptor type 6-like isoform X2 — translation MDNITLSSDPGLCPGPLCPLKPNGFKTLGVPIDGGVNMVGEEVNPFTNQLETMLMGSVYPNHPNQSLRWPEIITILQETNRRSYLGTAAKVSLISVYALLITVGILGNLIVAFVIGHRPELRTARNVYIINLTVSDVSMCLVCMPFTMVSLLHKNWAMGNFICKLVPVLQCTNILVSTATIVAIAADRYLTIVCVQRNKNARVYVPWSVAAIWLVSLVFPLPLFAYYFVEDVTFKDYLLYRRCVEKWSSPVVKYAWNITLIVIQYIIPILVLSFVHGRIQNYLSSHQMSQRDARRAQREIERNRRTTILLTSIAAAFAVCWLPWHVVNLLADFNYVAFFQEPEYFYVVFGSCHAIAMSSACINPVLYGWLNTNLREELMQVIPKLLRKTWCPLRGRGSEGGTTMGRTVVESVSLLVYRPRNGALNDSPEDPSPKEVVSQEKNSNNPKSKGSLAKGGFELRRRFKPGGQLTGMHIKFTSLQADE, via the exons ATGGATAACATCACCCTCTCCTCCGACCCTGGGCTGTGCCCTGGCCCTCTGTGCCCTCTGAAACCGAACGGCTTCAAGACCCTGGGCGTGCCCATCGACGGCGGGGTCAACATGGTGGGCGAGGAAGTGAACCCGTTCACCAATCAGCTGGAAACCATGTTGATGGGATCCGTCTACCCGAATCATCCTAACCAATCCCTCCGCTGGCCGGAAATCATCACAATCCTTCAGGAGACGAACCGGAGGAGCTACCTGGGCACCGCCGCCAAGGTCTCCCTCATCAGCGTCTACGCCCTCCTCATCACGGTGGGCATTCTGGGCAACCTGATCGTGGCCTTCGTCATAGGGCACCGGCCCGAGCTGAGGACGGCGCGGAACGTCTACATCATCAACCTGACGGTGTCCGACGTGAGCATGTGCCTGGTGTGCATGCCCTTCACGATGGTCAGCCTCCTGCACAAGAACTGGGCCATGGGCAACTTCATCTGCAAGCTCGTGCCCGTCCTCCAGTGCACCAACATCCTGGTCTCAACGGCCACCATCGTCGCGATCGCCGCCGACCGCTACCTGACGATCGTCTGCGTCCAGCGGAACAAGAACGCCCGCGTCTACGTGCCCTGGTCGGTGGCGGCCATCTGGTTGGTCTCGCTGGTCTTCCCGCTGCCCCTCTTCGCCTACTACTTCGTGGAGGACGTGACCTTCAAGGACTACCTCCTGTACCGGCGGTGCGTGGAGAAGTGGTCCTCCCCGGTCGTCAAGTACGCCTGGAACATCACGCTCATCGTGATCCAGTACATCATCCCGATCCTGGTGCTGAGCTTCGTCCACGGCCGCATCCAGAACTACCTCAGCAGCCACCAGATGTCGCAGCGCGACGCCCGAAGGGCGCAGAGGGAGATCGAGCGGAACCGCAGGACGACCATCCTTCTCACGTCCATCGCCGCCGCCTTCGCCGTCTGCTGGCTCCCGTGGCACGTGGTGAATCTCCTGGCGGACTTCAACTACGTGGCCTTCTTCCAGGAGCCCGAGTACTTCTACGTCGTCTTCGGGTCCTGCCACGCCATCGCCATGAGCTCGGCCTGTATCAACCCTGTCCTGTACGGCTGGCtcaacaccaacctgagggaggaGCTCATGCAGGTCATCCCTAAGCTACTCAGGAAG ACGTGGTGCCCTCTCCGAGGCCGGGGTAGCGAGGGCGGGACCACCATGGGGCGGACGGTGGTGGAGAGCGTCTCCCTGCTCGTCTACAGACCCCGGAACGGCGCCCTTAACGATTCGCCGGAGGATCCTAGTCCCAA GGAAGTCGTGTCGCAGGAGAAAAACTCAAACAACCCCAAAAGTAAAGGAAGTCTGGCGAAAGGTGGATTCGAACTCCGTCGACGTTTCAAACCAGGAGGGCAGTTAACAG gaaTGCATATCAAGTTTACTTCACTCCAG